CGATGGGGGCGATGGCTTCCATTTCCTCGAAGCCTTCATGGAGGATAATCAGGGCGGTTTTACTCATGGCTCAGGCTTTGGCGAAAGTTGACGATGGCATCTGAATAGCGGCTCCCCGCCGACTCAATCAAATTGTTGTGCCCGGCCCCCTCGACCCAGAGGTGGGACTTGGGTTCGGCGGCCTTTTCGTAGAGGGCCTGCCCGTGCCAGAAGGGGACGGTGCGGTCGGCGGTGCCGTGCAGGACGAGCAGCGGGCAGTAGATCTTGTCGATCTTGGCGATGGAGTTGAAGCAGTCCCAGGGCAGGATGCGCTTTTGGGTCATGACGCGGAAGGCGCTGGTAAAAGTGCCGTCGAGGATAACCCCGCCCACGGGCTTGCGGGCGGCCAGGTCGATGGTGGGACCGCCCCCGACCGAGCGGCCAAAGAGCACGATTTGCTCCGGGGTAAGCCCCTGCTCCTCAATCAGCCAGTTGTAGGCGGACTCGATGGCGTCGTAGCAGGCTTGCTCGCTGGCGCGGCCTCCGCTGGTGCCGTAGCCGGGGTAGTCGTAGGCCAGCACACTGAAGCCCATGTCGCGCAGCCAGGGCCACAGTTCGGGATTCGAGCCGATGTCCTCGCCGTTGCCGTGGCTGTAGAGCAGGGCGTGGGTGGCCTGCGGGTTGGGAAAATACCGGGCCGAGAACGTCCCCCCCTCGGGCAGGGGCAGCTTGAAAACGCCGGGATCGTTGTCGGAGTAGTTGGCTGGGGGTGCGGGGAAGATCATCCCGCGCGCGAAGAACAGCGCGAAGAGCATTGCGCCCGCATAAAGGACGATCAGGGTGATGGCGACGGTCTGGAGCATGGAAACGATAGGATTGCGGGTGCGCACGGCAGGGGGAAAGATTTCCCATGTGAGCACGCGCCGCAAGCTTTTCCCCAGTCGGCACCGGGAGTGAGCTTCCCGCTTGTCAGGGGCGTGGAGTGGGGCCATCATCGTTGGTTTCGCCGTGGAAGACTT
The DNA window shown above is from Ruficoccus amylovorans and carries:
- a CDS encoding alpha/beta hydrolase, producing the protein MLQTVAITLIVLYAGAMLFALFFARGMIFPAPPANYSDNDPGVFKLPLPEGGTFSARYFPNPQATHALLYSHGNGEDIGSNPELWPWLRDMGFSVLAYDYPGYGTSGGRASEQACYDAIESAYNWLIEEQGLTPEQIVLFGRSVGGGPTIDLAARKPVGGVILDGTFTSAFRVMTQKRILPWDCFNSIAKIDKIYCPLLVLHGTADRTVPFWHGQALYEKAAEPKSHLWVEGAGHNNLIESAGSRYSDAIVNFRQSLSHE